Part of the Micromonospora tarapacensis genome is shown below.
GCCGGCGGTGGCGGCGGCGTGGCGGGTGCCCGACCCGGTCGGCGACTTCGCCGCCTATCTGCCGTACGTGGTGCTGGCCGAGGTGCTCACCGACGGTGACGCCTCCCGGCTGGTGGAGCGGCTGGTCCACCGCGACCGCGCGGTGACCAGCGTGGGCGGCTATCTCGGGTTCATGGGGGATCCCTTCGACGTCCGCGACCCCACGGCCCTGCTGCTCCAGGCGCACCTGCCGCCCGGCGGCGACGTCGACAAGGTGCTACGCACCCTTGACGAGGAGTTGGACCGGCTCGCCACCGACGGGCCCACCGACGGCGAGTTGGCCCGTACCCAGGCCCGGATGGCAACCCACCTGCTGCGCGACACCGACGCGGTGCTCGGCCGCGCGCTGCGGATGGCGGTGCTGGAGCAGCAGCGTGGCAAGCCGGAGCTGCTCGGCGAGCTGCCCCGGCTGGTCGGTGAGGTCACCGACGATCAGGTCCGCGCCGCTGCCGCCGCCCTGCGACCCGAGCGCCGCGCGTCCGTCGAGGTCATTCCGGGAGGTGCCCGGTGAGCGCGAGGAGTGAGCCGGGTTTGCGAGCCCCGCAGTCGCGAACGAAAGGTTGGGCCTGTTGAGCGCGAGGAGTGAGCCGGGTTTGCGAGCCCCGCAGTCGCGAACGCTGCCGCCGCTCGGCCCGACCCGCCGGCTCAAGCTGCCCCGGCAGGCCGAGCGCACGCTCGACAACGGGCTCACCGTGATCGCGGTACGCCGACCGGCGGTCCCGCTGGTGGAGCTGCGACTCTGGATGCCCTTCGGGCGGGCCAACCTGGCGCGCGCTCACCTGCTCGCGCAGACCCTGCTCTCCGGCACGGAGACGATGAGCAGCGTGCAGATCGCCGCGGAGTTGCAGCGGATCGGCGGCGTGCTCTCCGCCGGGCTCGACCCGGACCGGTTGATGATTTCCGGTGCCGGTCTGGCCACCGGGCTGGACCGGATGTTGGAGCTGCTCGCCGAGGTGCTCACCGGCGCCAGCTACCCGGCCGGCTGGGTGGGCGTCGAGCGGGACCGGCTGGTCGACGGGATCCAGGTCGCCCGAAGCCAGCCGGGGCACCTGGCCCGCACGGCGTTGCTGAAGCGGATCTACAGCCGGCACCCGTACGCCGTCCAGACGCCGGAGCCGGAGCAGGTCAGGGCGGTCCGTCCGGCTGCGCTGCGGACGCTGCACGGCCAGCGGGTGCATCCGGCGGGAGCGGTGCTCGTGCTGGTCGGCGACGTGCGTCCGGGGCGGGCGTTGGACGCGGTGGAGAAGGCTCTCGGCGGCTGGAACGGCACCGGTCATCCGGCCGGCCTGCCGCCCGCCCCACCGCTGGAGCCCGGTCCGCTGCTGCTGGTCGACCGGCCCGGGTCGGTGCAGTCGTCGATGCGGGTGGCGTTGCCGGCGATCCCGCGCACGCATCCCGACCATGCCGCGTTGCAGCTGGCCAACCTGATCTTCGGGGGCTACTTCTCCTCCCGTTGGGTGGAGAACATCCGCGAGGACAAGGGCTACACGTACGGGCCGCACTCGGTGATCGAGCACTCGGTGGCCGGCTCGGTGCTGCTCGCCGCCGCCGAGGTGGCCACCGAGGTGACCGCACCGGCGCTGCTGGAGACGAGTTACGAGTTGGGCCGGCTCGCGACGAGGCCACCCGCGCCGGACGAGTTGGAACAGGCCCGGCAGTACGCCCTCGGCACGCTCCAGCTCGGCGTCTCCACCCAGGCGGGGCTGGCGTCGCTGGTGAGTGCGTACGCCGGCAGCGGGCTGCGGTTGGACTTTTTGTCCGAGTACGCGGCCCGGCTGGCAAGGGCCAGCATCGACGACGTGGCGGAGGCCGCCGCCCGATACCTCGCCCCGTCGCGGGCGGTCACCGTCGTGCTCGGCGACGCCGAGCGGGTCGCGGCGTCGCTGGCCAACCTGACCCCGGTGGAGACCGTGCCGGTGCCGGCATGAGTGGGCGTGGCATGGGTGGGCGTGGCCTGGGTGGGCGTGGCGAGACCGACCCGCCGCTGGCCCGTGCCACACTGGACCGGACGGCGCACCGGCGTACCGACGCGCAGTGGCTGGCGCAGGCGTGGAGCGGGGCACGGGTGCTGGTCCTCGATGTCGAGTCCGGCGGGCAGGCGCTGGTGCGCACCGACACCTCGGTGCCGGCGCTGGTCCTGGCGGAGGCCGATGCCCTGCCACCGGCGCTCGCCACCGGCGCGATGTTTCTCGGCGTCGAACCGGACGGGGTGCCGGTCTTCTGTGTGCACACCACGCTGGCGGTCGTGCCGAATACCCGGTCGGCCCACCTGCGGAGCGTCGGGCACCTGCTCAGCGACCGCGACGCGGGCCTGTTCACCACGGCGCTGGCACTGACCAACTGGCACCTGCGGCATCTCTACCACCCGGTCACCGGCGAGCCGACCCGGGCGGACGAGGGCGGCTGGTCCCGGGTGGACCCTACGGGCGAGCGGATGTGGCCGCGTACCGACCCGGCGATGATCGTGCTCGTGCACGACCGGGTGGACGGCTCCGACGGGCGGTGCCTGCTCGGCAACAACGCCACCTGGCCCAGCGTCGAGGGCCGGCGCCGGTTCTCCTGCCTGGCCGGTTACGTCGAGCCGGGGGAGTCGGCGGAGGCCGCGGTGCGCCGGGAGGTACGCGAGGAGGTCGGCGTCCCGGTCTCCGACATCAGGTACGCGGGCAGCCAGGCGTGGCCGTTCCCCGGCTCGCTGATGCTCGGCTTCCTGGCCACCGCCGACCCGGAGCATCCAGTGCGGACCGATCCTGCCGAGATCGCCCAGGCGCGCTGGTTCTCCCGGCGGGAGGTCGGTGCGGCGCAGGCCGGCCGGCCGGTCGATGTGGGCGGCGCTCGGCTGCTGTTGCCCCCGCCGTCGTCGATCGCACTGTTCCTGATCCACCGTTGGCTCGACGGGCACTGCTGAACGAGTGCGGCCCCGGCCCGTGACCGTCGTTGCCGCGGCGGTCACGGGCCGGGGACACGGGCCGTCGTGGTCGGCTGGTTGAGGAACACGGCGGGGGAGCCGGTCGACCACGACGGACGTGTGGTGGGCTCAGGTGCCGGGCCCGCCCGGCCGGGTCCGTCGGTGCGTCGGTGCGTCCAGCGGCAACACCTTGACCCGTTGCTTGCCGGATCGTACGGCGCCCACGGTGGCCAGTGCCCGGGCCAGCAGCAGCGCGGCGTCGCGGTCCTCGGCGTGGACGACCTGGCGGCGCGGCTCGGGCCGGGTGGTCTCGTCCCGCAGCCGGCGACCGCCGGCCCAGGCGGCCGTGATGTCGGTCTCGGCGACGGCGCGGATGTCGGTGCGAACGATCAGGAACCGCATGTGGGTCTCCGGATGTGCCGCGACGGGTGGAACGGTGGAAGTTCCACGTCACTACCCCGTCATCGTACGCCCGACTCGCGTCCCAGTGAGTAAAACGCGCCCACTGGCTCGCAGCGTC
Proteins encoded:
- a CDS encoding M16 family metallopeptidase; this translates as MRAPQSRTLPPLGPTRRLKLPRQAERTLDNGLTVIAVRRPAVPLVELRLWMPFGRANLARAHLLAQTLLSGTETMSSVQIAAELQRIGGVLSAGLDPDRLMISGAGLATGLDRMLELLAEVLTGASYPAGWVGVERDRLVDGIQVARSQPGHLARTALLKRIYSRHPYAVQTPEPEQVRAVRPAALRTLHGQRVHPAGAVLVLVGDVRPGRALDAVEKALGGWNGTGHPAGLPPAPPLEPGPLLLVDRPGSVQSSMRVALPAIPRTHPDHAALQLANLIFGGYFSSRWVENIREDKGYTYGPHSVIEHSVAGSVLLAAAEVATEVTAPALLETSYELGRLATRPPAPDELEQARQYALGTLQLGVSTQAGLASLVSAYAGSGLRLDFLSEYAARLARASIDDVAEAAARYLAPSRAVTVVLGDAERVAASLANLTPVETVPVPA
- the nudC gene encoding NAD(+) diphosphatase, encoding MSGRGMGGRGLGGRGETDPPLARATLDRTAHRRTDAQWLAQAWSGARVLVLDVESGGQALVRTDTSVPALVLAEADALPPALATGAMFLGVEPDGVPVFCVHTTLAVVPNTRSAHLRSVGHLLSDRDAGLFTTALALTNWHLRHLYHPVTGEPTRADEGGWSRVDPTGERMWPRTDPAMIVLVHDRVDGSDGRCLLGNNATWPSVEGRRRFSCLAGYVEPGESAEAAVRREVREEVGVPVSDIRYAGSQAWPFPGSLMLGFLATADPEHPVRTDPAEIAQARWFSRREVGAAQAGRPVDVGGARLLLPPPSSIALFLIHRWLDGHC